The nucleotide sequence AAAGTCATTAAGTGGTATATTAAATGTGAAAGAAAAAATCCGCATTGGTGAAACTTACGAAAAAATAAATGAAATAAGGATTTATAATGGCAGTAAATTTAAAACAGTAGATAGTGTATCGTCAGGTCAGCTTTTTGCAGTTTGTGGGCTTACAAGTGCAAAAATAGGAAATGGAGTAGGCAACCTAGAAAAAAAGACAGACTATAGTGTAGTACCAACTTTAAAATCAAAGGTTATATTTGATGATAAATTAAATCCTAAAGAAGTTTTAAACTATTTTAAAATTTTAGAAGATGAAGATCCTGCTTTAAGTATAACTTGGAATGAAAAAACAAAAGAAATACAAGTTCACATCATGGGTATAGTTCAACTTGAAATTTTAAAACAGGTTATAGAGGAAAGATTTAATTTATCAGTTGATTTTGGCCCATGCAAAATCTTATATAAAGAAACTATATTGGAAGAAAGTATAGGATACGGGCACTTTGAACCTTTAAGGCATTATGCAGAGGTACATCTTAAATTAGAGCCTGGCGAAAGAAATAGTGGAATTGCATTTGAAAATGAATGTAGTACAGATGACCTGACAGTTGGAAATCAAAATTTGATACGTACTCATATATATGAGAGGGAACATCATGGTATCTTAACCGGTTCTCCTATAACTGATTTAAAAATTACTTTAATTACAGGAAGAGCACATAATAAACACACAAATGGTGGAGATTTTAGAGAAGCAACTTTAAGGGCATTAAGACAGGGGCTTGAATCCACACAAAATGTAGTCTTGGAGCCGTATTATCGTTTTAAAATATCAGCAGATGTAGAATATATGGGAAAGATATTGTCAGATATACAAAGATTGAATGGAGTTTTTCAAAGCCCTAACATACAAAATGACAAAGTTTTTATAAATGGCAGAGGTCCTGTATCTGAATTTATGAATTACAATTTAGAATTTATATCATTGACAAATGGCAGAGGAAAAATCAATTTTGTGTTTGATGGGTATGATATTTGTCACAACGAGGAACAAGTTATAAAAGATATAGGATATGATAAAAATGCAGATATTGATTATACATCGACTTCAATATCTTGCTCAAAAGGACAGGCATTCTTAGTAAGTTGGGATAAAGTAAAAGAATATATGCATTGTTTGAAATAAAAAGTAAGCAAACTGTAAAAAACAATTTGCAGCTTGCTTTAAATTAATTTGAATACTTAAAAATTCTATTGCAAATTAGTCTTTTTAATATTTGAGAAAAGTTTTTTTAAGCCAAAATACATTATCAAAAGCCCAGTGATAGTTAATAGAGATATAATAAGAATATTTGAGCTGATTAGTAGTAAAAACTGTGGATAGTATTGAATTAAAATGAATGTAACTATACTATAAAGTATATCACCAATTATACATAAACATAATGAATGGGTTTTTATATAGAGGTAACCTAATAAGATTCCAAGTATAAAAGTACACATAAATCCTGCAGGGTTAAAGGCAGATATTCCAGAGATTAGTGAGCATATCATTAGTGCTTTTAGATCTGAATATTTCTTTGAAAGTCCTTCTAAAATAATACCTCTAAATACAAACTCTGTTAGTAAAGGAACGATACTTAAATATCCAATGAGAATTAAGGGACTTTTATAAATAAGTGGTATACCTTTTGTAACTAAGTTAAATCCGGGAAGAATCCTATCTATTGGCATCAAAAGTGCATCAAAGAATAGTAGATAACCTAAGACAATCAGTATTAAAAGTAATATATTAGGTAAAGTTAATTTTTTTACTGGTCTCGATTCAATTTTATCTTTACCGGGATTAGTAATGTAATACCAATAGAATACCGAAGTAACTATAAAGAAGATAACTGCTAATGCAAAAATAGAAAGAAACGATTGTAATATAATATTATTGAATGAATCGATTATACTGAAACCAATTCCTAAAAGAAAAGATAATATCAATATATAACAAATCGCGGCAATTACTGCATCTGTAACACTTAAGATTTTAACTTTTGATTTTCTGTTTTCGAGATTTGATAAGATTTTGAAAGGATTTAAATTAGACATAATAAAACCTCCCTATAAAAATTAATTTTCTATTATTTGAAGTTATTTTTAATCTTGATTTTGAAGTTTATTTTTAATGAAATATATTTTCATGATTAAAACTGTAATTAATACAATACCAAATATGATTATAAAGTTGTCTTTTATACTATTTGGAAACAGAATACAGGTAATAAAAAATGTACTAAAAATGATATCACATAGGAATATTATAAATAGAGATATACTTTTGTTTTCAATATTAATGTATTGGTAAAAAGCAATGCACCCAACAATCCAGGAAATGTTAAAAAGCAAAGAGGCAAAATTCTGAAAAATGAGACTGCTACCGTTGAATAAAAGACGAACAATGACAAAAATACAGCCAATTATAAAAATGGCAATTGCCGCTTTTATAATTTTTAAGGTAAATTCACTTTTTCTTGTCCATATGCTGTTCATCTCTGAAATGAACTTTTTTTCTTCACCAAAATTACTCAAAGTAATTTTTAGACTTTCTTGTTCGCTGAAGCCTTGATTTTGAAGCTCGGATATCTCATCCTTAAGATTTGATTTCAGTTCTTCTTTAAGTATTTGGATATCCTTGTCAGATTGGTTGAAGTTGCTGCAAATGTGATCTACATACATATCAATTTTACTCATCAGTGTTCACCTCCAGAAAATAATCTAATAAATCTTTAAGAGCAAGCCACTCTTTAACTTTTTCCTTGAAAAAGTCAAGACCTTTTTGAGTAATTTTATAATAACGTCTTCTTCCGCCGCCAGTATTTTCATCATCATTCCAGTATCCTTCTAGATAATTCCTCTTTTCCAATCTCTTTAAAGATACATATAAAGTTGCTTCCTTCATCTCAAAATTTTTACTTGACTGTTTTATTTCTTTTCCAATTTCATAACCATACATATCTTTATGCTTTAAGACTGATAAAACTATTATATCGATATAGCCTTTTAAGAGTTCTTTTTCAAATTCCATTACAGCAGCGCTCCTAACTAAATTATTTCATCCTATAAAGTATATTATATTATCAAGTAGTACTTTACTATAGTATAAGATCGAGTACTTAATATTGTCAAGTAGTTTTACAAAATAATTGGAAAAAAATGCACCCCAGGGGTGCTAATTATTAAATTTAGGAACTCCAAGTATTATTGCAAATACAGATGAAATCCCCAAAAGATATGGATAACAAAGATATTTCATTATCAAAAATGGTGAAATTGCGGCAAGACTAGAAGCAACTAAAAGCTGAGCTCCATAAGGTATACATCCTTGTATAAAGCAAGCAAAAGTATCTAAAAGACTGGCCGTTTTTCTTCTATCCACACCATAGTTTTCTGATAAATTTTTAGCTAGAGAACCAACTATAATTATAGAAACAGTATTATTAGCAGTACATAAATCTACTAAGCTGACTAATATTCCTATACCAAATTCAGCGCCTTTTCTGGAATGAATTCTTTTACGTATTGTATTTAATATAAAATCTATACCACCATTGAATTTTATTAATTCACCTATACCACCAATTAATATGGATATCATAGATATATCCTCCATGCCGGCAATACCCTTTGCACAAAGTTGAAATACCATAAATATGTTGAAGGAACCATAAATAAGACCTATTATAGATGCTAATACTATGCCGCCAACCAGTACTAATATTACGTTAAAGCCTGTTAAAGCTACTATAAGTACAGCTATATAAGGCAATATTTTTACAAATTGATAGTTATAAGTTCCTGATTGATTGATTTGCATGCCAAAAGTTAAAAATGCATATATGATTAATGTTAAAATAGCCGCAGGAAGTACTATCTTAAAATTGGCTTTGAATTTATCTACCATTTCACAATCTTGAGTTTTAGTAGCAGCTACAGTGGAATTCGATATCATAGATAATCCATCACCAAACATAGCACCACTAACTACAGCAGCAATTAAAAACTCCATAGGTAAACCTGTCTTTTGCGAAATTCCAACTGCAATAGGTGCTAAAGTTACTATTGTTCCAACAGAAGTTCCAAGTGACATGGATAAAAAAGAACCAATTATAAATATACCAGCTACCATAAAGCTGTGTGGGAAAATAGCTAGTCCTAAATTTACTGTAGAATCTACAGCTCCCATAGCTTTGCTGACTTCGGCAAAAGCACCTGCTAAAATAAAAATTAAACACATAAGTATGATGCTGGAGTCTCCAGCACCCCTGCAAAATCTTTCGACTTTTAATTCTATAGGTACTTTTTTATTTTGAAGTATGGCTATGGTGGATGCGATTATTAAGGCTACAACTACAGGCATTTTATAAAAGTCTTTCATTATGATTGAAACACCAAGAAATAGTGCCATAAATATACCTAATGGTAACAATGCAATAGCACTGCCCTTCTTTTCATTCATTATTTTGAATACCTCCTTTTTATTTTAAAATTTTATCTGCATGTTTTGCGTCATATGTTATCAATTAATGAATATATTATAACATTTTTACGGTTAACTTTATGCTAAGATACAATAATCATATATAAAATATGCAATAATATTGTAATGCACAACAATGAAATAAGAAAAAATACATGATATACTGAAATCGCAATTTAATTTATAAGGTAGTAGGAGGATTTTAGTATGGTAAAAATTACTACATTAATGGACAATGTTGGTTCAGAACATTTGTGCTTATGTAACAAACATGGACTTTCTTTTTTTATTGAAACTCCAAATATTAGAATTTTATTTGATTGTGGATCTGACGGGACAGCTATAAGTAATGCCAAAAGAATGAATGTACCAATTAGAACTGCTGATTGTGTTATCTGCAGTCACTCACATTATGATCATAGTGGTGGATTTCGTGATTTTGTTGAATATGGTATAAAATCAACGCTTTATACTGGAAAAGAATTTTTTGAGCCTAAATATGCTTTTGATGGTGTTAAATATACTTATTTAGGGGCAGGCTTTGACGAGGAGTTTTTAGCAAAACATCAAATTTGTCATAAAGAGTGTAGAGATTTTTTAGAGTTATCTGATGGATGCTATCTATTTGGTGAATTTATGAGAACTCATTCTTTTGAAACAATTCCAAAACGTTTTGTTAAAGGAATATTGCCAACATGTCATATGGATGATTTTAGTGATGAAATTTGCTTAGCACTTTCGACTTCAAAAGGCTTGGTTGTTATTGTTGGATGTTCTCACCCAGGAATATTGAATATGCTTGAAACAATTTCTAAACGTTTAAAGAAACCTATTTATGCTGTATTAGGTGGAACACACCTTGTAGAAGCTGATGAGAAAAGGGTTACATTTACAATTTCAGAAATGAAAAAAATAGGTCTGAAATTGTTAGGATTATCACATTGCTCAGGTGAACTTGCCCAGCATGAAGCTATGGAAGATAATGAAGTTCAAAGCTGTCATTTAGCAGTTGGAGATTGCTTTATAGTTGAATAAAGGATATTGGTGAATATTATGAAAATTGATGAAATTGCCCAAGATCTAGTTAATGCAACATCACCTCTTGTTGGTGGACGTACCATTAATATCATGGATAAGAAAGGGATTATTATTGCTTCTTCAGAAAAGAATCGTATTGGAAGCTTTCACCAGGGTGCAGCCGAAGTAATTACAAGAGGAGAAACAGTATGCATTTATAAAAATAATTTAGATAGATATAAGGGAGCTAAAGAAGGCATTAATATGCCTATTATAAATAATAATAAAATTAGAGGCGTAGTAGGAATTTATGGCAATCCAGATGAAGTTATAGATGCGGCAAAGTTGTTGCGTGCTTATGTTGAACTTTATTTTAAGCAGATTGCAATTGTAAAGAAGCAAGAAGTTGAAGAAAAAGTTCGTACTGAACTCTTGAAAATACTGATTTATGGTAAAAATTTATCAGAAAAAAGTATCTCACAATTAAGTAGTGTTATTTTTTTGCATATTAAAATGCCTATGCTCACGATCGTAATCAATTTTCAAGGTAATAAAAATGATAAAGTTAAGAGTATAATGAAACTCAAGAAAATTCAAAGCTTTTTACTGGAACAACAATTTATCAAGTCTGAACAAGATATTTATAGTATTGTTGATGAACAACTTGTAATTTTAAAAACTTTTTGTGGCTTAGAAAAAACTGTTCAAAAATATTTAAAAAATATTTTCTTCCGTATTAAATTTAATTTAAAGATAGTTCCAACTATTGCTTGTGGCAACTTGTGTAATTGTTTTCAAGAAATTTCTGAAGCTTATCATTCGGCTTCTATTGTTGCTAACATAGGTAAGGGTGGAATTTATAATCTTGAAGAACATAGAAATATGTTAATATATTTTATGCAAAAATTAGAGATGGATAGTATAGGAGAAAAATTTATTGCTCGAATGTATAGCTGCTTATTTAGTTACTTTGGTGAAAAAGACATTAAAAATGTAATGTTGACTATTGAAAAATATTTAGAAGCATCTGGAAGTATAAATATAGCATCTCAAAATTTATATATTCATAAAAATACTTTAATTTATAGGATGAATAAAATTTATAGTTTATTAGGTATAAAAGAAGAAGAACTTTTCATGAAAGAGTTTTTGCTGAGATTGATATTACTATATTATAATAATTTGTCTTGAGTATAGGATTAAATACTAATCTTTGAAATGGTTTTTCTAAATTAAAAAATAATATATTTGATAATTTTGAAAGGAATGTTTAATATGTCAAGTGCTTATTTATTTGCAGTAATTATAATTGCAGTTATTGTTATGATAGTGGCTATAACTAAGTTTAAGGTACATCCATTTATTGTTTTAGTTTTAGTTGCTGTTGGTGTTGGTATTGCTATGGGAATGCCAGTTGCAACTATAATGAATAAAGTTGAATCGGGGTTTGGGAATATACTTGGAAGTATTGGTATAATCGTTCTGGCAGGTGCAATTATTGGTGTTATTCTTGAAAAAACAGGAGCAGCATTGGTAATGGCAAATGCAATTTTAAAATTGGTAGGTAAGAAGCATTCGGTTCTTGCGATAGCTTTAGCTGGCTATGTAACAGATGTACCTCTATTTTGCAATTCTGGTTATGTAGTACTTGCTCCAATTGCTAGAGCTATGGCAGAGCAGTCTGGTATATCTTTAGCTGTTATGGCTACAGCATTAAGTGCTGGATTATTTACAACACATTGTTTTATTCCGCTCCATCCTGGTACTATTGCTATGGCAAATACTATAGGTTCAAATATAGGAATCTTATTAGGCTTAGGTTTAATTGTAGCTATTCCAGGAACGTTAATGGGTGTACTTTATGCAAAAAAAGTTTCGTGTAATGTGGATATACCTGCTAATCCAGAATATACTGAAGAACAGTTAATTGAAAAATACGGAAAACTTCCTGGAGTATTCCATTCATTTTCATCAATTGTACTAATTGTTGTATTAATTGTTCTTAAATCAATTGCAGATATAGCTGCTGCACCTTTTGGAAGGGGAGCTATTAAATATTTATTTGATTTTGTAGGACATCCAGATATTGCTTTGATTTTGGGAATGTTTTTATCGATGACTTTAATTGCCCCTAGTGAAAGAAAAAATCTTCAGCAATTTATTAATAAAGGAATTACTAATTCAGCAGGTGTTATTGCAATTGTTGGTGGTGGAGGTGCCTTCGGTGCAATTCTACAATCACTGCCAATTGCTAAGAATATAAATGGATCTTTTATAAATGTAAGTTTAGGTGTATTTCTTCCATTTATTATTGCAGCTTTATTAAAAACGGCGATGGGAGCAACTACAGTTGTACAAATACTTACAGCTACTATGGTTCTTCCAATGTTACCTTCATTAGGTATGACATCTGATATTAGTAAAACATTAGTTGTTTTGGCTATTGCAGCAGGTTCTATGACTGTTTCACATGCAAATGATGCTTATTTTTGGATTGTTTCAGAGTTTTCGGATATGGATACGAGACAAGCTTATAAGTGTCAGACTGGTATGACTCTTGCAGTAGGAATTGTATCTATTATATTTATTTACATTCTATCCTTATTCCTTCACTAGGCTTTTTAGTATATACTATTGATAAAAGATGGACAAGAAAATTAGTAAAATACAAAAGTGGGAGAATGACTTATGAAAAATAAATTTACAATTTTACTAGCACCAGATTCATTTAAAGAAAGTATGACTGCAAAAGAAGTTTGTATTGCAATGGAAAAAGGAATAAAAAAGGTTGACAGTGAAATCAACTGTATACAGGTACCTATGGCCGATGGTGGAGAAGGTACAATGCAGTCTCTTATTGACGCTACGAATGGAAAAATATATTCAATAAAAGTAGTTGGGCCTATTTCAAATGAGGTTGAGGCACAATACGGTATTTTGGGAAATGGACAAGTTGGAGTAATTGAAATGGCAAGTGCTAGTGGAATTCACTTGGTTTCAAAAGAAAAAAGAAATCCGTTAATAACTACTACTTATGGTACCGGACAGCTTATTAAAGCATGCCTTGATAAAGGTGTAAAGAAAATACTTATAGGTATAGGTGGAAGTGCAACCAATGACGGTGGAGTAGGAGCTATTCAAGCCCTTGGGGCAAAGTTCCTAGATGAACAAGGAAAGGAAATAGGATTTGGTGGATGTGAGCTTGGAAAACTTAAAAGAATAGATTTATCAAATCTTGATGAGAGGCTAAGCAAAGTAGAAATTGAAGTTGCCTGTGATGTAAACAATCCGCTTTGCGGCAAAAATGGAGCTTCAAATATATTTGGACCACAAAAAGGTGCTTTAAAAGAGATGATTATTTTGCTAGATAAAAATCTGAAGCATTATGCAGATATAATAAAAGAACAATATGGAAAAGATATTGTGAACATTCCAGGAGCAGGAGCAGCAGGTGGATTAGGTGCAGGTCTTGTAGCTTTTCTAGATGGAAAACTTGAAAAAGGTATTGATTTAGTTATTAAATATTCAAGATTAGAGGAAAAGATAAAATTTTGTGATACTGTATTTACAGGAGAAGGAAGTATAGATTACCAAACTAAATTTGGAAAAACTCCAATTGGTGTAGCCAGGCTTGCTAAAAAATATAACAAACCAGTAATTGCTCTAGCTGGAAATGTTGGAAATAATATAGGTGACTTATATGAAAATGCTATTGATTCTATATTTGGGATAATGGGAGGAGTTAATTCGCTTGAAGAAGCACTTAGAAATGGAAAAGAAAATATTGAAAGAACTTCTGAAAATATAATGAGATTAATAAGATGCAGCAGTAAATATAGTTAACAATTGACATTTATAAGTATAGGGTTTCTAGTTCCAAACTCAGTTTACACTCCGGGATATGCTGCCAAACTTCAGCACGATAAATCCTTTTAATCATTCTAAAGCTCAGCATTTTGAAAAGCTAATAAATATTGATAAACTCGTACCTCAGACAATATCAATGTTTATAGATTTTCTAAAATACTTCGCTAATAATGATAAAAAAGTATTTATATGTGCTTTCATTTTGGCAGCATACCCCTGCGTGCAAACTAAGTTTTAAGCTAAAAACTATATATAGTATAGGTATTTTAATTTGTGAATTAACTTACATGCAGGGAAATATATACAGCCTGAAGGCACATTAAAAACTTTTATTACAAGTTTTAGCGAAGTATTTTAGAAAATTCTAGAGACTCAAATACTGTCTGAGCTTGCGAGTTTATTTGAGCCTCTTGAATTTTCAAAATAAGAGCTTTAAACTTGTTAAAAGTTTTTACGTGTCAAAGGCTGTATATATTTCCCGGAGTGTAAGTTAAGTTACAATTTAGAAACCCTATATCTCGTGTGAGATTTAGTTCTTTTTGAATTGTTCTTTTATAGAATTTAATGCAGTTTTTACAGCAGCAGTATTCCCAAAAATCCCTATACAAACAATATGTTGAGGACACACCCCTGAAATTTCACTTACAATCACGTTAGATGATTTTTCTGCAATATCACTTGCAACTAACACATCAGCAATGTTTCCATCACAGATGCCAACAGTTGTAACTTTGTCTTGTGCTATAATTTCTTTGACTTTGTTATCCGTAACTCTTCTATAAAGTATTCTGAGTGTTCCATTAGAAATTTTGTCTATAAATTGTATATTCATTTTATAATCCCCCAATATCATACTATAATATATAATTAACTATAATATAACTCAATATACCTTTTCTGTAAATTCTTTAATTCTTATGAATTTCTCTATTTATATAAAATAAAAATTGATATATAATCGGCATATGCTATAATTAAAATGTTTTAATGGATGAGAAATATTTCAAGGAGATGGTAAAAAGAATGGATATAAAGTATTTTCTTGATTTGTGGAACAGCTCAAAAAAATCATATGATATAGAAGAAAAATTTTGGGATAAAAGAGTTGAGGAGTTTAACAACAAAGAACTAGAGGAAGAAGAAAGTAAAAAAATTTCTTGTATACTAGAGTTTCTCGAAATTGGGAAAAATAGAAGATTTGAAAATGTATTGGATATAGGATGTGGTACAGGATTTTATTCTAAAAAGTTTTCTGAGATATCTAAATGTGTTACTGCTACAGATATTTCTGAAAATATGCTGGAATGTGCTAAAAGAAATTTAGAATCAGAGTGTAGAAATAATGTGAAGTTTGTAAAAAGTATATGGTCAGAATTGAAGATGGAAGATTTTGAATGGAAAGGAAAATTTGATCTAGTTTTTGCATCTATGACACCAGCTATAGATAGTTATGAAGATCTTATAAAAATGATTGATTGTGGTAAAAACTTATATTTTTTAAGTGGATTTGTAGAGAAAAAAGATAGTTTAAAAAATGAACTTTCGGAAGTGATTTTAGGATATCATAATGATAACCCCCATGGAAATAAAATATACAGTGCCTTCAATATATTATGGAATATGGGTTACTATCCTAAGATAAGTTATGTAGATTCAAATCGGAGTAAGTTACGATCAGTAGATGAATTGTATAAAAAATATTTGTCCTATTTTGAAAGAAAAAAACCTTTAGCAGAAGAAGATAAGGTTTCCATTAGAAAGTATATAGAAAGCAAGGCGATAAGTGGAATAGTGGAGGATAAGGTAACTTCAAAAACAGCATGGCTTTGTTGGAGGAAATAGCAGTATATAAAAAGTATAAATTTGAATACTGTGCAAAACATAATTTAAATATGGATTGGAGGTACAAAATTTAATGGATAAAAATGAATTTTATACTGATTTATTTCATAAATTTAGAAAGCTTGTAGAAGATAACGGTTTGTTAAATGAGGAGGTAAAAATAACAGGAAGAACTTTAACTGCAGAAGAAGCCATAGGAAACACTGAAAGAAAAGATTTTCCTATTATAAAAGGAAAAGAAAAATTACTAGAAGCAGATTTTAGAGATACTAAAGGTCAAGCTTTTACAGATATGCCAAATAATTTCACAGGAAATCTAAAACAAATAATTGAAATGCCGCTTAACACAAACTTTGATACAGCTGTATATATTGCCACTTTAAATGCTGTATGTAGGTATTTACAAATAACAAGTAATACAATACATTGTAAAGATGGCGAACCAGAAAACTGTGCATTAGAGTTAGTAGAATATATAAAAAATAAATATGGTAATCCTAAAATTGCATTAATAGGATTCCAACCAGCGATGTTAGAAAATTTAGCGAAAAACTATGATGTTAGAATTGTTGATTTGGATGATAATAATATAGGAAAAGTTAAATATGGTGTTTTGGTTGAAAATGGAAATAATACAATTGATGATTTATTGAATTGGTGTGATATTGTAGTTGCTACAGGTAGTACAATAGCAAATAAAACAATAACTAATGT is from Clostridium fermenticellae and encodes:
- a CDS encoding elongation factor G → MNKTIGMFAHVDAGKTTFAEQILYHTKSIRNLGRVDHKDSFLDNHSVERERGITVFSEQGIFGYNSSTYYLVDTPGHMDFSSEMERAIGVMDYAILIISGTQGVQSQTEVIWELLRKNKIPTFLFINKIDIETSDLKAVLNEIKLNLTQDAYLMDDSFKNGNMESELVEFIAEKDDELLEKYLESGYQKDLWLDSTIKLIKQNKFFPCFSGSALKDIGIDSFIEKLDMLTFTEYKSNLEFSGIVYKVRHDEGLNKLTYIKSLSGILNVKEKIRIGETYEKINEIRIYNGSKFKTVDSVSSGQLFAVCGLTSAKIGNGVGNLEKKTDYSVVPTLKSKVIFDDKLNPKEVLNYFKILEDEDPALSITWNEKTKEIQVHIMGIVQLEILKQVIEERFNLSVDFGPCKILYKETILEESIGYGHFEPLRHYAEVHLKLEPGERNSGIAFENECSTDDLTVGNQNLIRTHIYEREHHGILTGSPITDLKITLITGRAHNKHTNGGDFREATLRALRQGLESTQNVVLEPYYRFKISADVEYMGKILSDIQRLNGVFQSPNIQNDKVFINGRGPVSEFMNYNLEFISLTNGRGKINFVFDGYDICHNEEQVIKDIGYDKNADIDYTSTSISCSKGQAFLVSWDKVKEYMHCLK
- a CDS encoding CPBP family intramembrane glutamic endopeptidase; this encodes MSNLNPFKILSNLENRKSKVKILSVTDAVIAAICYILILSFLLGIGFSIIDSFNNIILQSFLSIFALAVIFFIVTSVFYWYYITNPGKDKIESRPVKKLTLPNILLLILIVLGYLLFFDALLMPIDRILPGFNLVTKGIPLIYKSPLILIGYLSIVPLLTEFVFRGIILEGLSKKYSDLKALMICSLISGISAFNPAGFMCTFILGILLGYLYIKTHSLCLCIIGDILYSIVTFILIQYYPQFLLLISSNILIISLLTITGLLIMYFGLKKLFSNIKKTNLQ
- a CDS encoding permease prefix domain 1-containing protein encodes the protein MSKIDMYVDHICSNFNQSDKDIQILKEELKSNLKDEISELQNQGFSEQESLKITLSNFGEEKKFISEMNSIWTRKSEFTLKIIKAAIAIFIIGCIFVIVRLLFNGSSLIFQNFASLLFNISWIVGCIAFYQYINIENKSISLFIIFLCDIIFSTFFITCILFPNSIKDNFIIIFGIVLITVLIMKIYFIKNKLQNQD
- a CDS encoding PadR family transcriptional regulator, producing MEFEKELLKGYIDIIVLSVLKHKDMYGYEIGKEIKQSSKNFEMKEATLYVSLKRLEKRNYLEGYWNDDENTGGGRRRYYKITQKGLDFFKEKVKEWLALKDLLDYFLEVNTDE
- a CDS encoding Na+/H+ antiporter NhaC family protein: MNEKKGSAIALLPLGIFMALFLGVSIIMKDFYKMPVVVALIIASTIAILQNKKVPIELKVERFCRGAGDSSIILMCLIFILAGAFAEVSKAMGAVDSTVNLGLAIFPHSFMVAGIFIIGSFLSMSLGTSVGTIVTLAPIAVGISQKTGLPMEFLIAAVVSGAMFGDGLSMISNSTVAATKTQDCEMVDKFKANFKIVLPAAILTLIIYAFLTFGMQINQSGTYNYQFVKILPYIAVLIVALTGFNVILVLVGGIVLASIIGLIYGSFNIFMVFQLCAKGIAGMEDISMISILIGGIGELIKFNGGIDFILNTIRKRIHSRKGAEFGIGILVSLVDLCTANNTVSIIIVGSLAKNLSENYGVDRRKTASLLDTFACFIQGCIPYGAQLLVASSLAAISPFLIMKYLCYPYLLGISSVFAIILGVPKFNN
- a CDS encoding MBL fold metallo-hydrolase, with the translated sequence MVKITTLMDNVGSEHLCLCNKHGLSFFIETPNIRILFDCGSDGTAISNAKRMNVPIRTADCVICSHSHYDHSGGFRDFVEYGIKSTLYTGKEFFEPKYAFDGVKYTYLGAGFDEEFLAKHQICHKECRDFLELSDGCYLFGEFMRTHSFETIPKRFVKGILPTCHMDDFSDEICLALSTSKGLVVIVGCSHPGILNMLETISKRLKKPIYAVLGGTHLVEADEKRVTFTISEMKKIGLKLLGLSHCSGELAQHEAMEDNEVQSCHLAVGDCFIVE
- a CDS encoding CdaR family transcriptional regulator; protein product: MKIDEIAQDLVNATSPLVGGRTINIMDKKGIIIASSEKNRIGSFHQGAAEVITRGETVCIYKNNLDRYKGAKEGINMPIINNNKIRGVVGIYGNPDEVIDAAKLLRAYVELYFKQIAIVKKQEVEEKVRTELLKILIYGKNLSEKSISQLSSVIFLHIKMPMLTIVINFQGNKNDKVKSIMKLKKIQSFLLEQQFIKSEQDIYSIVDEQLVILKTFCGLEKTVQKYLKNIFFRIKFNLKIVPTIACGNLCNCFQEISEAYHSASIVANIGKGGIYNLEEHRNMLIYFMQKLEMDSIGEKFIARMYSCLFSYFGEKDIKNVMLTIEKYLEASGSINIASQNLYIHKNTLIYRMNKIYSLLGIKEEELFMKEFLLRLILLYYNNLS
- a CDS encoding GntP family permease — encoded protein: MSSAYLFAVIIIAVIVMIVAITKFKVHPFIVLVLVAVGVGIAMGMPVATIMNKVESGFGNILGSIGIIVLAGAIIGVILEKTGAALVMANAILKLVGKKHSVLAIALAGYVTDVPLFCNSGYVVLAPIARAMAEQSGISLAVMATALSAGLFTTHCFIPLHPGTIAMANTIGSNIGILLGLGLIVAIPGTLMGVLYAKKVSCNVDIPANPEYTEEQLIEKYGKLPGVFHSFSSIVLIVVLIVLKSIADIAAAPFGRGAIKYLFDFVGHPDIALILGMFLSMTLIAPSERKNLQQFINKGITNSAGVIAIVGGGGAFGAILQSLPIAKNINGSFINVSLGVFLPFIIAALLKTAMGATTVVQILTATMVLPMLPSLGMTSDISKTLVVLAIAAGSMTVSHANDAYFWIVSEFSDMDTRQAYKCQTGMTLAVGIVSIIFIYILSLFLH
- a CDS encoding glycerate kinase, giving the protein MKNKFTILLAPDSFKESMTAKEVCIAMEKGIKKVDSEINCIQVPMADGGEGTMQSLIDATNGKIYSIKVVGPISNEVEAQYGILGNGQVGVIEMASASGIHLVSKEKRNPLITTTYGTGQLIKACLDKGVKKILIGIGGSATNDGGVGAIQALGAKFLDEQGKEIGFGGCELGKLKRIDLSNLDERLSKVEIEVACDVNNPLCGKNGASNIFGPQKGALKEMIILLDKNLKHYADIIKEQYGKDIVNIPGAGAAGGLGAGLVAFLDGKLEKGIDLVIKYSRLEEKIKFCDTVFTGEGSIDYQTKFGKTPIGVARLAKKYNKPVIALAGNVGNNIGDLYENAIDSIFGIMGGVNSLEEALRNGKENIERTSENIMRLIRCSSKYS
- a CDS encoding BMC domain-containing protein, with translation MNIQFIDKISNGTLRILYRRVTDNKVKEIIAQDKVTTVGICDGNIADVLVASDIAEKSSNVIVSEISGVCPQHIVCIGIFGNTAAVKTALNSIKEQFKKN